GGTTTTAATAACACTTCCAGAGCATCTGTTATTTCAATCGGCGATGTTGTGAGAGTAAGAAGGCTTGTTGCAAAAATGAGCAGCAAAAGTCGAATTACCAAAAAGGTTGAAAGTAAAATTGCTCTGTCGGTTATAACAAGCCCAAATATCTTTATCACAGGTTTTCCTTGAGTCATAAAAAGATTAAAAACTACTGTTATAAGGATTAATACAAATACAGGTTTTGTTCCGCGCAAAAGTATAAGCGGGTTTACCTTTGAGAGCAAAATCCACAGAAGTATTACGGCAAACAAAAATATATAGCCATAAAAGTTGTTTACCACAAATATCGAGATACAAAAAAAGAACAGCACTATTATCTTTGTTCTCGGGTCAAGCCTGTGAACAAAAGAATCTTTTTTGATATATTGACCAATTACAAAATCAACCATCAGAATCCATCACCTTCTTCTGCAAATGGCAAGTGTAGGTTTTTTACAATCATATCAGCAACTTTTTCAATACTATATTCAAACCTGTCAATCTTAAAACCCTTAAGTTTTAACCTGTGCTGAAGATAAAGAATGTCAGGTGGCAAAAGTCCGCTTTTTTCAAGAAGTTCTACATTCTCAAAAGCCTGATGTTTTGACCCGTCAAAATGGATTTTGCCTTTGCTTAGAATAATAACCCTCTCACAGAGCATTGCAACATCTTCTAAGCTGTGCGAGATTAAAATTATGGTCTTTTTTGCTTCTTTGTGAAGTCTTTCTATGATATTAAAAATTCTTTTTCGACCACGCATATCAAGCCCGGCTGTTGGCTCATCAAGAATCAAACATTCTGGGTCCATTGCAAGTATTCCTGCTATTGCAACCCTTCGTTTTTGCCCGCCAGAAAGCTCAAACGGCGATTTTTCTAAAAGTTGCTGAGGTATCTCTAAAAGCTCGCACACCTCTTTTACCCTTCTTTTTACTTCATCTTCAGAAAATCCAAGGTTTTGAGGACCAAACGCTATGTCTTTGTAAACTGTCTCTTCAAACAACTGATATTCAGGGTATTGAAACACAAGCCCTACTCTTTTTCGAATCTCCTTTACTCTTTTTT
The DNA window shown above is from Caldicellulosiruptor owensensis OL and carries:
- a CDS encoding energy-coupling factor transporter ATPase; this translates as MFIEMKNVEFIYGYKTPFEKKALENINLSITKGEFIGIIGKTGSGKSTLVQLMNGLLVPQIGDVVVDGINTKDKKRVKEIRKRVGLVFQYPEYQLFEETVYKDIAFGPQNLGFSEDEVKRRVKEVCELLEIPQQLLEKSPFELSGGQKRRVAIAGILAMDPECLILDEPTAGLDMRGRKRIFNIIERLHKEAKKTIILISHSLEDVAMLCERVIILSKGKIHFDGSKHQAFENVELLEKSGLLPPDILYLQHRLKLKGFKIDRFEYSIEKVADMIVKNLHLPFAEEGDGF
- a CDS encoding energy-coupling factor transporter transmembrane component T family protein, with protein sequence MVDFVIGQYIKKDSFVHRLDPRTKIIVLFFFCISIFVVNNFYGYIFLFAVILLWILLSKVNPLILLRGTKPVFVLILITVVFNLFMTQGKPVIKIFGLVITDRAILLSTFLVIRLLLLIFATSLLTLTTSPIEITDALEVLLKPLKKVKFPVHEISMMMSIALRFIPTIYEEADKIMKAQMSRGADFETGGLIKKAKSLLPLLIPLFISAFKRADELAIAMEARCYRGSEGRTKLKKLEFRLSDYISFVVCGILIILAIVVR